From candidate division WOR-3 bacterium, a single genomic window includes:
- a CDS encoding DUF2281 domain-containing protein: protein MSRVDDTVKLIRELPDELQTDVADFARFLKESRARPMRTRFRLDWAGAGRHLKDRFTSVELQHKALDCGRMAYLIDSNRH from the coding sequence ATGAGCAGAGTGGATGACACGGTCAAGTTGATAAGGGAGTTACCCGACGAACTCCAGACCGACGTGGCGGACTTCGCGCGGTTCTTGAAGGAATCCAGAGCCCGACCGATGCGCACCAGATTCCGGCTCGACTGGGCCGGCGCGGGCCGTCACTTGAAGGACAGGTTCACGTCGGTCGAGCTTCAGCACAAGGCTCTCGACTGTGGTCGGATGGCATACCTGATCGACAGTAACCGGCACTAG
- a CDS encoding DUF2281 domain-containing protein gives MKTIEEVIKKTAELPEELQREVADFVEFLSQRRSRPRRKKLRLDWAGGLKDLREKYTSVELQHKASEWRANDALGRR, from the coding sequence ATGAAGACTATCGAGGAAGTAATCAAGAAGACCGCCGAGTTGCCCGAGGAATTGCAGCGGGAAGTCGCCGATTTCGTGGAGTTCTTGAGCCAGAGACGCTCGCGTCCGCGCCGCAAGAAACTGCGTCTGGACTGGGCTGGTGGCTTGAAAGATCTGCGCGAGAAGTACACCTCGGTAGAACTCCAACACAAAGCCTCCGAATGGCGGGCGAACGATGCTCTTGGTCGACGCTAA